In Natronococcus occultus SP4, the following proteins share a genomic window:
- a CDS encoding enolase-like domain-containing protein has translation MRYDQLADLSLTIEDVSMDRLERETSSGFTRVTTEFVLEGPDGAVGRGEDVTYETEEHDALAEAGPPDLAGEYTIDDVSARLADLDLFPAGAPDREVFRNYRRWGLEAAALDLALRQAGTDLATRFDREYEPVRFIASTRLGDEPSTDRVDALREAVADVELKLDPTPEWDAALVEALAATDAVRVLDLKGQYHGTEVDVEADPELYELVIEAFPEAVLEDPALEDDTEALFENEDVRSRTSWDAPIHGLEDVRNLPWEPEWLNIKPSRFGSLESLLETIDYCLERGMTLYGGGQFELGVGRGQLQAVASLFYPDTPNDVAPGAYNDPEVTGELPESPLEPPADPKGFRWS, from the coding sequence ATGCGCTACGATCAGCTCGCCGACCTGTCGCTGACGATCGAGGACGTCTCGATGGACCGCCTCGAGCGCGAGACCTCGAGCGGGTTCACCCGCGTGACGACCGAGTTCGTCCTCGAGGGGCCCGACGGCGCCGTCGGCAGGGGCGAGGACGTCACCTACGAGACCGAGGAACACGACGCGCTCGCCGAGGCCGGCCCGCCCGACCTCGCGGGCGAGTACACGATCGACGACGTCTCGGCTCGGCTCGCCGATCTCGATCTGTTTCCCGCCGGCGCGCCCGACCGCGAGGTCTTCCGGAACTACCGACGCTGGGGGCTCGAGGCCGCCGCGCTGGATCTCGCGCTCCGCCAGGCCGGGACCGATCTGGCAACGCGATTCGACCGCGAGTACGAGCCGGTACGGTTTATCGCCAGCACACGACTCGGCGACGAGCCCTCGACCGATCGGGTCGACGCGCTGCGCGAGGCAGTGGCCGACGTCGAACTCAAGCTCGATCCGACCCCCGAGTGGGACGCCGCGCTGGTCGAGGCGCTGGCGGCGACCGACGCCGTCCGCGTCCTCGATCTGAAGGGCCAGTACCACGGTACCGAGGTCGACGTCGAGGCCGACCCCGAGCTGTACGAGCTGGTGATCGAGGCGTTTCCCGAGGCCGTTCTCGAGGATCCGGCGCTTGAGGACGACACCGAGGCGCTGTTCGAGAACGAGGACGTCCGTTCGCGGACCTCCTGGGACGCGCCGATCCACGGGCTCGAGGACGTCCGGAACCTGCCGTGGGAGCCCGAGTGGTTGAACATCAAGCCCTCGCGGTTCGGCTCGCTCGAGTCGCTGCTCGAGACGATCGACTACTGCCTCGAGCGCGGGATGACGCTGTACGGCGGCGGCCAGTTCGAGCTCGGCGTCGGGCGGGGCCAGCTTCAGGCGGTAGCGTCGCTGTTCTACCCCGACACGCCGAACGACGTCGCGCCGGGGGCGTACAATGATCCCGAGGTGACGGGCGAGCTCCCGGAGAGTCCCCTGGAGCCGCCCGCGGATCCCAAGGGCTTTCGCTGGTCCTGA
- a CDS encoding ABC1 kinase family protein: MLAYARDRRRFLLFGSRRRVDPETRRRRAQTLLESLLTLGPTFIKLGQLLSTRPDILPPEYIDELAALQDDVPPADWPEAKRVLEDELGPVDARFEEFDTEAISGASLGQVYRARIDGDPVAVKIRRPEIESLVEADLRVIRWSLPILLYFVDESRSFSLENLADEFAKTIREEMDYEREATMLTEIRANFADDDRILVPEVLESHSGPRVLTMEYVPGTKINDVEELDRKGIDRSQVAENLQRAYLQMIIDDGVFHADPHPGNLAVADDGTIIFYDFGMSGRVDEFVQGKIVEFYIAVANQDIDAILDALIEVGTLSPEADRAVMAEVMELAIQDARGQEIEQYRIQQIVGQIEDSIYEFPFRLPKNLALVLRVATVVEGVCVTLDEEFDFIATATDYLTEQGYREESIRQYAEQTGRQIRESGESLTRIAPKTERTLDRLDRDNLYVRVGVEDSEGVFDTLAKRLVYGMLLTMSLFSMGVLYALGAPEASIVAAVFSVIVLVQLYRSFRDRGGSLQAKPQFTRQNLRQRRREE; the protein is encoded by the coding sequence TTGCTCGCGTACGCCCGCGACCGCCGCCGGTTCCTGCTGTTTGGCTCGCGGCGACGGGTCGATCCGGAGACGCGACGCCGTCGCGCACAGACCCTCCTCGAGTCGCTGTTGACCCTCGGCCCGACCTTCATCAAGCTCGGCCAGCTGCTCTCGACGCGTCCCGACATCCTCCCACCCGAGTACATCGACGAGCTTGCGGCCCTGCAAGACGACGTGCCACCCGCCGACTGGCCCGAGGCAAAGCGCGTCCTCGAGGACGAACTCGGCCCGGTCGACGCCCGCTTCGAGGAGTTCGACACCGAGGCGATAAGCGGGGCGAGCCTCGGCCAGGTCTACCGAGCCCGGATCGACGGCGACCCCGTCGCCGTGAAGATCCGCCGCCCCGAGATCGAGTCGCTGGTCGAGGCCGACCTGCGGGTCATCCGCTGGTCGCTGCCGATACTGCTGTACTTCGTCGACGAGTCCCGATCGTTCTCGCTGGAGAACCTCGCCGACGAGTTCGCGAAGACGATCCGCGAGGAGATGGACTACGAGCGGGAGGCGACGATGCTCACCGAGATCCGAGCGAACTTCGCGGACGACGATCGGATCCTCGTCCCCGAGGTCCTCGAGAGCCACTCCGGCCCGCGCGTACTCACGATGGAGTACGTTCCGGGGACGAAGATCAACGACGTCGAGGAGCTCGACCGCAAGGGGATCGACCGGAGCCAGGTCGCGGAGAACCTCCAGCGGGCCTACCTCCAGATGATCATCGACGACGGGGTCTTCCACGCCGACCCCCATCCCGGCAACCTCGCGGTGGCCGACGACGGAACGATCATCTTCTACGACTTCGGGATGTCCGGCCGGGTCGACGAGTTCGTCCAGGGAAAGATCGTCGAGTTCTACATCGCAGTCGCCAACCAGGACATCGACGCAATCCTCGACGCGCTGATCGAGGTCGGAACCCTCTCTCCCGAGGCCGACCGGGCGGTGATGGCCGAGGTGATGGAACTCGCCATTCAGGACGCCCGCGGCCAGGAGATCGAGCAGTACCGCATCCAGCAGATCGTCGGCCAGATCGAGGACTCGATCTACGAGTTCCCCTTCCGGCTGCCGAAGAACCTCGCGCTGGTGTTGCGGGTCGCGACCGTCGTCGAGGGGGTCTGTGTCACCCTCGACGAGGAGTTCGATTTCATCGCGACGGCCACCGACTACCTGACCGAGCAGGGGTACCGCGAGGAGTCGATCCGCCAGTACGCCGAGCAGACGGGCCGCCAGATCCGCGAATCCGGCGAGTCGCTGACCCGAATCGCCCCCAAGACCGAGCGCACGCTGGATCGGCTCGACCGGGACAACCTCTACGTCCGGGTCGGCGTCGAGGACTCGGAAGGCGTCTTCGACACGCTCGCGAAGCGACTCGTCTACGGAATGTTGCTGACGATGTCGTTGTTCTCGATGGGTGTGCTGTACGCGCTGGGGGCGCCGGAGGCGTCGATCGTCGCTGCGGTCTTCTCGGTGATCGTGCTCGTTCAGCTCTACCGGTCGTTCCGCGACAGGGGCGGCTCGCTGCAGGCGAAGCCGCAGTTCACCCGACAGAACCTCCGTCAGCGCCGCCGCGAGGAGTAG
- a CDS encoding Hsp20/alpha crystallin family protein, with protein sequence MSTLRDALRDLSEDVFFDLLESDDAYLLVLDVPGATAESVEVTVADGTVVVEARRQKLDDGEYRYLEENRPLLVDLELPLPDDAAGETAVTVERGVLELTVPKRPSGGETPLDVADRENAG encoded by the coding sequence ATGTCAACGCTGCGCGACGCGTTGCGGGACCTCTCCGAGGACGTTTTCTTCGATCTCCTCGAGAGCGACGACGCCTACCTCCTCGTGCTGGACGTCCCCGGGGCCACGGCGGAGTCTGTCGAGGTCACTGTCGCGGACGGGACGGTCGTGGTCGAGGCCCGGCGGCAGAAGCTCGACGACGGCGAGTACCGGTACCTCGAGGAGAACCGGCCGCTCCTGGTCGACCTCGAGCTTCCGCTTCCCGACGACGCTGCAGGCGAGACGGCGGTCACCGTCGAGCGCGGCGTCCTCGAACTGACCGTTCCGAAGCGTCCGTCGGGTGGCGAGACGCCCCTCGACGTCGCCGACCGCGAGAACGCGGGGTGA
- a CDS encoding molybdopterin molybdotransferase MoeA, whose amino-acid sequence MEGADRERKEAGFKERTPVDEARRILSEAAVGGESDEPSTGTETVPLERADGRVLAAPITAARNVPHYRRAAMDGYAVRATDTFGASDRSPEVLRIGDRDGAVGPDRAVRVHTGSALPDGADAVVMIEHVEELEDVGELEVDDAVAEGENVAPIGEDVAEGTQLYDAGHRLRPSDIGLLRSVGYDRLEVAQRPTVGVVPTGEELVDTDPGPGEVIETNGLTVSRMVERWGADATYRDVVTDDAESLRVAIQRDLTKDVVVTTGGSSVGERDLLPEVIDDLGEVLVHGVGLKPGHPVCLGIVEETPVLALPGYPVACIVNAVQFLRPTLRWLEGTAPDPHPTTPAVLERKIPSEPGTRTFARVRLEEREDAAADEPAFAATPTRASGSGVLSSVALADGWVVVDDDREGIAEGETVAVQDWESHP is encoded by the coding sequence ATGGAAGGAGCCGACCGCGAGCGCAAGGAGGCGGGGTTCAAGGAGCGAACGCCCGTCGACGAGGCGCGCCGGATTCTCAGTGAGGCGGCCGTCGGGGGCGAGTCCGACGAGCCGTCGACGGGTACCGAGACGGTCCCGCTCGAGCGGGCCGACGGCCGGGTGCTGGCAGCGCCGATCACGGCCGCGAGAAACGTTCCCCACTACCGACGGGCGGCGATGGACGGCTACGCCGTCCGAGCCACAGACACCTTCGGGGCGAGCGACCGCTCCCCGGAGGTGCTCCGGATCGGTGACCGGGACGGCGCCGTCGGCCCCGACAGGGCGGTTCGGGTCCACACGGGCAGCGCCCTGCCCGACGGGGCCGACGCCGTCGTGATGATCGAACACGTCGAGGAGCTCGAGGACGTCGGGGAGCTCGAGGTCGACGACGCCGTCGCCGAGGGAGAAAACGTCGCCCCGATCGGCGAGGACGTCGCGGAAGGGACCCAGCTCTACGACGCGGGCCACCGCCTGCGTCCCTCCGATATCGGACTGCTCCGGTCGGTCGGCTACGACCGCCTCGAGGTCGCACAGCGACCGACCGTCGGCGTGGTTCCGACCGGGGAGGAGCTGGTCGACACCGATCCCGGGCCCGGCGAGGTCATCGAGACGAACGGGCTCACCGTCTCGCGGATGGTCGAGCGCTGGGGAGCCGACGCGACCTACCGCGACGTTGTCACCGACGACGCCGAGTCGCTGCGGGTCGCGATCCAGCGCGATCTGACGAAAGACGTCGTCGTCACCACCGGTGGCTCCTCGGTCGGCGAGCGGGACCTGCTCCCGGAAGTGATCGACGACCTCGGCGAGGTACTCGTCCACGGCGTCGGGCTCAAACCCGGCCACCCCGTCTGTCTCGGGATCGTCGAGGAGACGCCCGTCCTCGCGCTGCCGGGGTACCCCGTCGCCTGTATCGTCAACGCCGTCCAGTTCCTCCGGCCGACGCTGCGCTGGCTCGAGGGGACGGCTCCCGACCCCCACCCGACCACGCCGGCCGTCCTCGAGCGCAAGATTCCCAGCGAACCCGGCACCCGGACGTTCGCGCGGGTTCGGCTAGAGGAACGCGAGGACGCCGCCGCAGACGAACCCGCGTTCGCGGCGACCCCGACCCGCGCTAGCGGCTCGGGCGTCCTCTCGAGCGTCGCGCTGGCCGACGGCTGGGTCGTCGTCGACGACGACCGCGAGGGGATCGCCGAGGGAGAGACGGTCGCGGTCCAGGACTGGGAGTCCCATCCCTGA
- a CDS encoding SHOCT domain-containing protein → MVTDLRDFVAEDLWLLLAIVTFAVVSIVSLIGLETVGVLIAIVGWFLLVPLFLFWGEEIADLVLEERTPEPASETVPSSTSESDGALEELKRRYAAGEIDDDEFERRLERLVGVDDAFADVFSDGSSSDRSNAETKLEREAERNR, encoded by the coding sequence ATGGTGACCGATCTCCGGGATTTCGTGGCCGAAGACCTCTGGCTCCTGCTCGCGATCGTCACGTTCGCCGTCGTCAGCATTGTCTCCCTGATCGGTCTCGAGACCGTCGGCGTCCTGATCGCGATCGTCGGCTGGTTCCTGCTGGTGCCGTTGTTCCTGTTCTGGGGCGAGGAGATCGCCGACCTCGTCCTCGAGGAACGTACGCCGGAGCCCGCGAGTGAGACGGTCCCGTCGTCGACATCCGAATCGGACGGCGCCCTCGAGGAGCTCAAACGCCGCTACGCCGCGGGCGAGATCGACGACGACGAGTTCGAGCGCCGCCTCGAGCGGCTGGTCGGCGTCGATGACGCCTTCGCGGACGTTTTCTCGGACGGGTCCTCGTCCGATCGATCGAACGCCGAGACCAAACTCGAGCGCGAGGCGGAGCGCAACCGGTAG
- a CDS encoding serine hydrolase domain-containing protein, whose product MSRLDPTDRERIAALFDRHLEVGLHHGAQLAVFVDGDCVLDLAGGTTGPDGERTTPETRHVLFSCTKPYAAATLHALVEDGVLAYDDRVVDYWPEFADEGSEKAEITVRQVLSHTAGLQRSALDDRPDLWPDWERVVEGLEDAELVSPPGERVAYHALTFGWLVGELVRRTAGRRVETVAAERVFDPLGMDETGIGLRDYEPDDVATLVGFDTFDRCRDPDEGLGDNAAVAAPFNTEAIHRAVVPAGNGIGTARDMARFYACLANDGELEGTRILSAETVDAMTELAAETEDDGTLSRPRRYGLGVYKGGTAANTFGSLAPERAFGHAGLGSSVGWADPETGVAFSYVTNGVRDGSYEHMARVNALADAVRLALREGT is encoded by the coding sequence ATGTCGCGACTCGATCCCACCGACCGCGAACGCATCGCCGCGCTGTTCGACCGCCACCTCGAGGTCGGTCTCCACCACGGCGCTCAGCTCGCCGTCTTCGTCGACGGCGACTGCGTCCTCGATCTCGCGGGCGGGACGACCGGTCCCGACGGCGAGCGGACGACTCCCGAGACGCGTCACGTCCTGTTTTCGTGTACGAAGCCGTACGCTGCAGCCACGCTCCACGCGCTCGTCGAGGACGGCGTCCTCGCCTACGACGATCGGGTCGTCGACTACTGGCCGGAGTTCGCCGACGAGGGATCCGAGAAGGCCGAGATCACCGTTCGGCAGGTGCTCAGCCACACCGCCGGCCTCCAGCGGAGCGCGCTCGACGACCGCCCCGACCTGTGGCCCGACTGGGAGCGGGTCGTCGAGGGACTCGAGGACGCCGAACTCGTCTCGCCGCCGGGCGAACGGGTCGCCTACCACGCGCTGACGTTCGGCTGGCTGGTCGGTGAGCTCGTCCGCCGGACCGCGGGACGGCGCGTCGAGACGGTTGCGGCCGAGCGCGTGTTCGACCCGCTCGGGATGGACGAGACGGGGATCGGCCTCCGCGACTACGAGCCCGACGACGTCGCCACCCTCGTCGGGTTCGACACGTTCGATCGCTGTCGGGATCCCGACGAGGGACTGGGCGACAACGCCGCGGTCGCCGCCCCGTTCAACACCGAGGCGATCCACCGGGCGGTCGTCCCCGCCGGTAACGGGATCGGCACTGCCCGGGATATGGCCCGCTTCTACGCCTGTCTGGCGAACGACGGGGAACTCGAGGGAACCCGGATCCTCTCGGCCGAAACGGTCGACGCGATGACCGAGCTCGCGGCCGAGACCGAGGACGACGGAACCCTCTCGCGTCCTCGCCGGTACGGGCTGGGGGTCTACAAGGGCGGCACCGCCGCGAACACGTTCGGCTCGCTGGCGCCCGAGCGGGCGTTCGGCCACGCGGGCCTGGGCAGCAGCGTCGGCTGGGCCGACCCCGAGACGGGGGTCGCCTTCTCGTACGTGACAAACGGTGTCCGTGACGGCTCCTACGAGCACATGGCCCGGGTGAACGCCCTCGCGGACGCGGTGCGGCTCGCGCTCCGGGAGGGAACCTGA